The following proteins are encoded in a genomic region of Vigna radiata var. radiata cultivar VC1973A unplaced genomic scaffold, Vradiata_ver6 scaffold_7, whole genome shotgun sequence:
- the LOC106753990 gene encoding ABSCISIC ACID-INSENSITIVE 5-like protein 2 — MGSQGGAIQEPKNGSLARQGSLYNLTLDEVHNQLGNLGKPLGSMNLDELLKGVWTAESGTDAYMQQGQVVSAGSSLNPQGSLTLCGDLSKKTIDEVWRDMQQKKSVSHERERQPTLGEMTLEDFLVKAGVTTEPFSNEDSSMAMPGVDSQHNTSQHAHWLQYQLTPVQEPPQQQHHQHQNQQNTMMPGFSGFMAVQQPMPVVVNPVLDAGYSEAMPSSLMGALSDSQSAGRKRAASGNVVEKTVERRQKRMIKNRESAARSRARKQAYTQELEIKVSRLEEENERLRRQNEIEKVLPSAPPPDPKHQLRRTSSAPL; from the exons ATGGGATCTCAAGGTGGGGCAATCCAGGAGCCAAAGAATGGGTCTTTGGCAAGGCAAGGGTCTTTGTACAATCTCACCCTTGACGAGGTGCACAACCAGCTTGGAAATTTGGGGAAACCCTTAGGAAGCATGAATCTTGATGAGCTGCTCAAGGGCGTGTGGACTGCAGAATCTGGAACTGATGCATACATGCAACAAGGTCAGGTAGTTTCTGCTGGATCATCTTTGAATCCTCAAGGGAGTCTAACATTGTGTGGGGATCTTAGCAAGAAAACAATTGATGAGGTTTGGAGAGATATGCAACAGAAGAAGAGTGTTAGTCATGAAAGAGAAAGACAGCCTACACTGGGTGAGATGACCCTGGAGGATTTCTTGGTGAAGGCTGGTGTGACTACTGAACCTTTCTCTAATGAGGATAGTTCCATGGCCATGCCAGGGGTTGATTCCCAACACAACACATCACAACATGCTCATTGGCTGCAATACCAGCTCACTCCAGTGCAGGAGCcgccacaacaacaacatcatcaacatcaaaatCAGCAGAATACTATGATGCCGGGTTTTTCCGGTTTTATGGCTGTTCAACAGCCTATGCCGGTTGTGGTGAATCCGGTTCTGGATGCAGGATACTCTGAAGCAATGCCGTCTTCTTTGATGGGTGCCTTATCTGATTCACAATCTGCAGGTAGGAAAAGGGCTGCCTCAGGTAATGTGGTTGAGAAAACTGTGGAGAGGAGGCAGAAGAGGATGATTAAAAATAGGGAATCAGCAGCTCGGTCCCGGGCTAGAAAGCag GCATACACACAAGAACTGGAGATTAAAGTTTCTCGTTtagaagaagagaatgaaagGCTTAGAAGACAGAAT